GATGGCGATCGGATCGGGGACGCGGGCCGGGTCGGCGGGATCGGGGAGGCCGTCGAGGAGGCGGCCGTAGCTGGTGCCGCTGCGCGGGACGGTCTCGATGGTGCCGAGCTCGGCGTGGGCGAGCCCGAGGCCGATGGTGACGGCGGGGCCGAGGCCGTCGGCGGGTTCGAGGATGGCCATGCCGCGGCGGGCCCCGACGAGCGCGGCGCCCGCGTTCAGCACCTCGGGCAGGGCCGCGTCGAGGGACGCGGTCCTGATGAGGCGCTCGGTGAGTTCGTGGAGGGTCGTGAGGTCGGAGACCCAGCCGGCCAGCCGGTCCTGGATCAGCGCGCCGGGCGGCAGGGCCGCGTCGGCGGGAGTCGCTGCCGACGGAACCCCGGGAAGGGGCGCCGTAGTGTGCGGGGCGAGGGGAACCGTGGAATCGATTCCGGCCACTTTCGGCATGTGTGGGGCGCTCATGCCGGTCGGCTTTCCGACCGGTGCGTTTGAGGCCATAGCATCGCAAACCCCCATGTCATTCTGCGCCGCTCGATGCATCCACATGTACACGCACTAGAGGAGCGATGTCCAGCATTGTCCCCACGGGACTTGTGGTGTCCGTGAGGTTGGGCGAGAGGGTTGAAGTACGCGGGAAGTTGGCCGAAAATTGCCCCCGGTGTGCACCTTTTGCGGTCGACTGGCGTCGTTTGAAAGCGCGTCATTGCCCGTGTGCTGGGTACGTAATCGATGACAGGCAGGGGCAGTTGGAGCTGCCTCGGAACGCATCGCGGGACCCCGGCGTCTTTCGTGCCGCAGGCCGCGACCCGTCCCCCGATGGCGGGGAACGTGTTCTGACCCGGCTTGGATCTGGCATCGACACGGACCGACCCGGCGCGACCCGGTTCCACTGGCTCCGACCCGGTTCCACTGGTTCCGACCTGGCTCGACCTGGCTCCACCCCGGTTCGACCCGCTCCACCTGGTTCCTACCTGGCCGTCGGCCCTGCTTCGGTGCGGGGCGGCGCACCACCGACCTTGTACGCGCTGATACGCACGGTGAAGAGATCTGCACATGGTGTGATGTGGATTCGGCGTTCAACGGAAAGGAACGAGCGCTCATGCGCGAGATCCTCGGAAGGCGACGCAGGCTCCGGTTCCGGCGCAAGGCGAGGACCGCCCGGCTCGACGCGGCGGTCACCTTCGCCGTCGAGTGGGACTGGCCCGTCCTGCCGGGCGTGAGCCTGGCGACGACGACCCGTACGGCTGCGGGGGCGGCCTGTGCCTGCCCCGACCTCGAGTGCGCGGTGCCCGGAGCGCACCCGTACGACCCCGGGCTGCTCGCGGCCACCACCGACGAGCGGATGATCCGCTGGTGGTGGACGAGGCGCCCGGACGCCCCGGTGGTCCTGGCCACCGGCGGCGACGCGCCCTGCGCGGTGAGCCTGCCCGCGGTGGCGGGAGCCCGGGCGCTGACGGCGCTCGCCGCGATGGGCATGCGGCTCGGGCCGGTGGTGGCGACGCCGACGCGGTGGTCGATCCTCGTCGCCCCGTACAGCCTCGAACGGCTCGGCGAGCTGTTGTACGCGAAGGACAGCGTGCCCAGCTCGCTGCGGTTCCACGGCGAGGGCGGCTATCTGCTGCTGCCGCCCTCGGTCGCGGGGACCGGACAGGTGCGGTGGGAGCGGGCGCCGCTCGCGGGCTCGTCCCGGCCGTGGCTGCCGGACGTCGAGGCGGTGGTGGACGCCCTGGTCGAGGCGAGCACGAGCACACCGGGCGGCGGGAGCCGACTCACGTACTGACGGCGGTCGGGCCCGGGCGGTGGCGGGGTCGCGGTCGGGTCCTGGCGGCGGGTCGTTCACCCGAACGGGTGTGTCCTGGCCCGACTTGCAGGGGAAACGGGCGTGCGGCCGACCGGGCGCCCGCCGACCGCCGATATGTTCGCCCCACCCGTCGAAGAACCCGGGCGAAAGAGCAGGTGGGTCGCATGAGTCCGGTGATGAGCCCGGCGAAACTCCGCATGGCCGGACTCGGGACCGCCGTCGCGGTCGCCGTCCTGCTGCCGATCGTCGCGGTCGCCGGCCCGACGGGCCCGACGGCCGATCCCGTACGACCGGCCGGCGCGGGCGACGCGAAGCCCGGGGACGGGAGCGGGGGCGGGGACCTGTTGTCGGGCCTCGGGCTGGGACTCGGGTCCGGGCCCCAGCCCCGTACACCGGTCTCTCCCACCGCCGACCGCGCCGCGTCCCCCGCTTCCTCAGCCCCCTCAGCCCCCTCAGCCCCCTCCGCCCCCTCCGCCGCTCCGGCCACGCCGGAGCGGGTCACGCATTGTGGGCCGGAACTCGCCTCTCCCGAGGGGATCGAGGCGCAGACCTGCGTCCTGGCCGAGGGGCCGGACACCTGGGCGCGTACGTACTACCGGAACGCCACGGGCCAGGAGCTCGACGGGTTCCTCACTCTGATGGCGCCCGGCGGGCGGACCGTGCAAGTGCGGTGCCCCGTCCTGGCGCAGGACGAACCGGGAACCTGTGAAACGCCCAGGGAGCGCGGTCGTGGTGAGGCCAGGTCCTATACGGCGGTGGCGGAATTCGCGGGCGCCGGCGAGGGGGGCAGCACCCCGTTGCTGCTGCGATCGGGCAGCAACACGGCGGACTCGCAAGGAAGTTGACCGCCCAGCTCCGGCGCGGCCGGGAGCGGGCATGGAAACGCCCGGTCGCTGGCGACGGGGGATGCACCAGCGACCGGGCTTCCAGAACGGTAACAAGAGATCTGCGGTTCGCAAATTCGATCTCGGTTATTCGGACAGGGAATTACCGCCCGAAGACCGGGGTTGTGGCGGAAGTCACCGACTGGTCGGTCTGTCAGTCACCGATACCACCTGGGGTATCAGCTGAGAGTCACCTGACGGTTCGTGAGGCCGCCGCGCGCCCGACGCTCCTCGGCCGTGAGCGGGGCGTCCGAGGCGAGCGCCTCGGTGAGCCGCTCGGCGAACGCGGCGGCCGGCTTCTCGCACTCCTCGGCGGTCATGGCGGTCGGCAGGTCCCAGACCGGCACCATCAGACCGTGGGCGCGGAACGAGCCGACGAGCCGGGTGTCCTGGCCGAGGGAGGTGCCCTCGCCGGCCTGGAGGCGGGCGAGCGCGTCGAGGAGCTTCTCCTCCGGGTACGGCATGACCCAGCGCAGGTGGTTCTTGTCCGGGGTCTCGCACCAGTACGCGGCGTCGACACCGGTCAGCTTCACCGTCGGGATCGCGGCGGCGTTGGCCCGCTCCAGGGAGGCGGCGACCTCGGGGTCGGCACCCTCCGCGGACTGCGGGATCCAGAACTCGAAGCCGGTGTGGACCTCGGGGGCGAACGGGGCGTCCGCGTCGAGCAGCTCCTGCAGGCGCGGGCCCTCGGCCGGCACGCGACGCGGCGGGACGGGGGTGCCCGGCTCGGTCTCCAGGGCGCGCTGGAGGGTGTCGGCGAGGTCGCGGGCGAGGTCGCCGGAGGAGGAGTCGTTCTGCAGGGCGAGGAGGACGGAGCCGTCGTCGCGGCGCAGCGCCGGCCATGCCATCGGCAGCACGGTCGCGAGCGTCACGGACGGCACGCCCTCGGGCAGCCCGCCCTTCAGGGTGAGCGGCACGGTGGCGGCGGGCACCAGCTCGCGGAGCGCGACCCAGTCGCACTCGCCGGGCAGGCCCTCGAAGGGGCGCTGGACGAGCTCGGTCACGGCGTGCGAGGCGGTCCGGCCGTGACACGCCTTGTAGCGGCGGCCCGAGCCGCACGGGCAGGGCTCGCGCGCGCCGACGACCGGGATCTCCCCGCTCGTGACCTGTGCCTGGCCGGCCTTGCCGGCCTTCGTCTGGGGGCGCTTCTTGGCCATGGTGTGGCTTTCTCCCGATCGCGGCGGTGCTGTGTGCGTGCTGTATCGGGCGCGAGCCTAGCCGCACCGGACACCGCCGCCCCTCAGGCGGGGCGCGGTGAAGACACGGAGCCGGTGCGAGTCCGGATCGTCGTACGCGTCGGGAACGGTGCCTGCCCGGATCGTCGTACGCGTCGGGAACGGTGCCTGCCCGGATCGTCGTACGCGTCGGGAACGGTGCCGGCCCGGATCGTCGTACGCGGCCACGAAGGCGCCTGCCCGGATCGTCGTACGCGTCGAGAAGGATGCCGGCCCGGATCTCGCACGCATCCAGAAAGGCGACGGTCCGGATCTCGTACGCGTCGAGGAAGGTGTCAGTCCAGATCGTCGTACGCGTCGAGGAAGTCGAAGCCGGAGCCGCCGCCGACGCGCGCCGCGAAGTCCTCGCGGCGGTGTCCCTCGGTGACCACCACCCAGACCGTGACCTCGCCGGTCGCGCTGTCCCGTACGCCCCAGTCCTGGGCCAGCGCGCCGATGATGTTCAGCCCGCGTCCGCCGCGCGCGGTGACCGAGGGAGTGGACGGCACGGGTCTCGTCGGACCACCGCCGTCCGTCACCTCGACGCGCAGCCCACCCGCGGGGTCGACCCGCCAGGCCGCCCGGACATCGCCTTCGCCCCGCTCCGCCCGCCCCAGCGGCCTGCCGTGGCGACAGGCATTGCTGAGCAGCTCCGAAAGGATCAGTACCGCGTCGTCGACGACCGATTCGGACACCCCGCTGCGGTACAGCTCGTCCCGCATCCGGTGTCTCGCCTCACCCACGCCGGCAGGGCCATGGGGTACGGCCATGCTCGACGACGTGGGCACCTCTTGTGCCACCACCAACGCCACCCCCGAGACCTCCTTTGCCCCACGCACCGTGTGGATGCCCCGATGGCCTGGGCCGGAAACCGGCCAACGTACGTGGGGTGTCGCACTCGTGACGATCGCGTACGTGCCGAACGCGCCGGTGCACACCCCGTAAGCCCTGTGAAGGGTGTGACGGGTGGGGTGGAAGTTCAGCCGCGCCCCAGGTGGGCGAGCACCTGCTTGGGGCGGTTGGTGATGATCGCGTCCACGCCCAGGCGTACGCAGAGCTCGACGTCCTCGGGTTCGTCCACCGTCCAGACGTGGACCTGGTGACCGGCCTTCTGCAGCCGCAGGATCACGGCGGGATGGTGGCGGACGATCCGGATCGAGGGGCCCGCCACGCGCGCGCCCGCGGGAAGGCGTCCGTCGCGCAGCCGCGGGGAGACGAACTGGGAGAGGGAGACGGTCGGCAGGGTCGGCGAGGCGGCGGCGATCCGGTGCAGGGAGCGGGCCGAGAAGCTCATGACCCGTACGGGGGAGTCGGCGGGGGCTGACGGGGCGTCGAGGCCGAACCGCTTCAGGAGCTGGAGGAGCCGCTCCTCGACCTGGCCCGCCCAACGGGTGGGGTGCTTGGTCTCGATGGCCAGCTCGACCCGGCGCCCGGCGTCGGAGACGAGCTCCAGGAGGCGCTCCAGGGTGAGCACCGAGGTGTACCCGGGGTCTCCCCAGTCGGGACTCTCCGAGGTGTCGTCCCGCTCCTCGCGTTCCTTCCAGGCGCCGAAGTCGAGCGCGGCGAGGTCGGCGAGTTCGAGGGCGGAGACGGCTCCGCGGCCGTTCGACGTCCGGTTGACGCGACGGTCGTGGACGCAGACGAGGTGCCCGTCGGCGGTGAGCCGGACGTCGCACTCCAGGGCGTCGGCGCCGTCCTCGATGGCCTTCACGTAGGCGGCCAGGGTGTGCTCCGGGGCGTCCTCGGAGGCTCCGCGGTGGGCGACGACCTGGACGGGTGCGCTGTTCGGGTGCTGCCGTGCGTGAGTCACGGCGCCATGGTGCCATTGGCGGGGTGTGGCGAGCACACCGGAAGCTGTCCGTTCTGTCCGTATATAAAGGATGGAGCGTGAATGCACAGCTCCGCCTTACGGCGGCCCGACGCCCTGTGGGAAAAGCTGGTGACGACACCCTGAGCCAGGCATGACCACCCCGCGCAGTGATCGAGCAGTGAACGAGGAGAGCGAGCTGTGAGCACCGAGAACGAGGACACGGCGGTTCCGGCGGACTCGACTGCCCCGTCCGCCCCTCCGACGCCTCCCGTCCCTTCGGCACCGCCGGCGGAGGTGGTGACCCAGGGGCAGGCCCCGGAGCCCGCCCCGAGACCGACCACTGAACCGACGGCCGAACCGACGGCGACGATGAAGATGCCGACGTCCGCACCGACACCCGCACCGACACCCGAACCGACACCCGAACCGGCTCCCGAACCGACGCCTGCACCGACGCCCGCACCGGCTCCCGCGCCGACGACCGCTCCCGTGCCGCCCGCTCCCGCGGCGGCTCCGGCCGGTGCCGGCGGCTGGCCGCCGCCCCCGCCGGCCGTACCGGCCTGGGGCGCACCCCTCCCTCCCGTACCCGAGGCGCCCCGCAAGCGGACCGGCGGCCTCGTCGCGGCCGTCCTCGTCGCGGCGCTCGTCGCGGGTGGCGTCGGCGGCGGCATCGGATACTGGGCGGCCGAGCGCGGCGACAGCGGCACCGGTTCGACCACGGTCTCCTCGGGCGAGGCCCCGGCCTCCTTCAAGCGCGACCCGGGCACGGTCGCCGCGGTCGCGGCGAAGGCGCTGCCGAGCGTCGTCACCATCCAGGCGAAGTCCGGCGGGTCGCAGGGCGAGAGCGAGGGCGGTACGGGTACCGGCTTCGTGTACGACCAGGAAGGCCACATCGTCACCAACAACCACGTGGTGGCGTCGGCGGCGGAGGGCGGCACGCTCTCCGTGACCTTCTCCGACGGCAAGACGTACGACGCGGAGGTCGTCGGCCGGGCCCAGGGCTACGACGTGGCGGTACTGAAGCTGAAGAGCGCGCCGAAGGGGCTGAAGCCGCTGCCGCTCGGCAACTCGGACCAGGTGGCGGTCGGCGACTCGACGATCGCGATCGGCGCGCCCTTCGGTCTGTCGAACACCGTGACGACCGGCATCATCAGCGCCAAGAACCGCCCGGTGGCCTCGGGCGACGGCTCGGGCGGCGGCAACTCGTACATGAGCGCGCTGCAGACCGACGCCTCGATCAACCCGGGCAACTCCGGCGGCCCGCTGCTCGACGCGAGCGGCGCGGTGATCGGCATCAACTCGGCGATCCAGTCCACCGGAAACGGCTTCGGCCAGTCCCAGGCGGGCTCGATCGGCCTCGGCTTCGCGATCCCGGTCAACCAGGCGAAGAACGTGGCCGAGCAGCTGATCAAGACGGGTAAGCCGGTCTACCCGGTGATCGGCGCGACCGTGAACATGACCGAGCAGGGCGAGGGCGCCACGATCGCCGCCCAGGGCTCCGGCGGCACCGCCTCGGTGACCCCGAACGGCCCGGCGGCGAAGGCGGGCCTCCGGGCCGGCGACGTGATCACGGGCTTCGGCGGCCACGCGATCGACAGCGGCCCCACGCTCATCAGCGAGATCTGGACCCACGAGCCCGGCGACTCGGTCAAGATCACCTACGAGCGGGACGGCAAGACGGCGACGGCCACGGTCACCCTCGGCGAGCGCACGGGCGACAGCTGACGGACGGGAGACGACGGGAGGGGAGCACCGGCGACACCGGTAGCTCCCCTCCGGCACGTCGTTCCGACGTCACGTCATCCGGATCTCACGTCATCCCGACCTCACGTCCGGATGACCTCACGGCCGCCGGTCGTACGAGGACGTGTAGGGCCCGGCGAACGTCTCCCGGCTCCACGGCCCCCCGTCGGCGGTGCCGACGTCCTCGATGTCGATCCGCGAGGCGTCGAACTCGCCCGCCCGGTCGGCGGCCCGCCCGCCGGACGCGTGGCCCTTCCGGTGTGCGGGACGGCGCGGCTCGTCGTCGCCCATGATCAGCAGCGGGTCGAGCATCACGACGGCGGCGGCCAGGACGAGGAAGATCAGGGGGCCGACGAGCATGGGCAGCACGTTCAGGAGGGAGGACCCCTCGGCCGAGTGCGAGGCGTCGTTCACCTGGACGCTGACGGCGGCCATGCCCGTGTAGTGCATGCCGGTCACGGCGACGCCCATGACGACACTGGCGCCGAGGCTGGCGAGGAAGCCGCGGATCGAGACCGCGGCCCACAGCGCGGCGGTCGCCGCCACGACGGCGATCACGACGGACAGGACGACGACGGCGGAGTCGTAGCCGAGCCGCCCGTTCATCCGCATGGCCGCCATGCCCATGTAGTGCATTCCGGCGACGCCGAGCCCGGTGAGCACGCCCGCGACGAGCAGCGGGGTCGGCCGGGTACCGAAGTAGCCGACGATGAAGACGCCGATGCCGACCACGACCACGGCCACCAGGAGGCTGAGGAACGTCAGGGACGCTTCGTACGAGATCGGGGTCTCCCGCACCTGGAAGCCGAGCATGGCGATGAAGTGCATGGTCCAGATGCCACACCCGATGGACGTCGCACCGAGCGCCAGCCAACCGGGCTTCCGCGCACGGTCGGTACTGAGGGATCTGACCGTGCAGCGCAGGCCCAGGGCGCTTCCCAGACAGGCCATCACGTAACCCACCAAGGGCGTGACCATGCCGTAGCTGAAGCCGTCGATCGTGCCGTGCACCCTGCAACCCTTCGGGAATCGCGCGGCGCACGCCGCGAAACTCAATTGTGGAGATCTTGTGAACAAGGGACTCTAACTCAGCCCCCTCCTGGGCCGACCAAGCCCCACCCCGCTCCCCAGCCGGTACGCTGTAGCCCGCTCCACCCCAGGTGGGCTGGGGCGAGGGTGGGTTGCCCGAGCGGCCTAAGGGAACGGTCTTGAAAACCGTCGTGGCAGCGATGTCACCGTGGGTTCAAATCCCACACCCACCGCAGGCGAACGGCCCCTGACCGGATGGAACGGTCAGGGGCCGTCGGCGTTCCCGGTGCCGTGGTGAGGGGAGCGGGTGGGTTCAGGGGTGGGTGCGGGCCTGTGGGTCGTTCAGGCAGAGGGCGATGTTGCGGACCGCCGCGGTGAGTTCCTCGATCACCCGGGCCGCCTGCTCCGCGTTGTGGAAGACCGGGCGGCCCGTGAGGGAGCGGCTCAGCTCCTCCGCGGCCCGGACGGCGGGGCCGGCGTCCCCGGCGACTACGGGAGGGGCCGCGGGCGCGGGCGCCGCGCCCTGAGGGGGAGGCGGAAGGGCGGAGGGGTACGACTCGGGCTCCGTCCGGTAGCCGCCGAAGGACGGCGAGAAGGCGCCGGAGCCGACGGCCAGGGAGGTGTGCGCCTCCTCCTGGATGTGCGGGGCCGCGAAGTGGTTTTGCTCGTGCTGGGGGACCGCGAAGTGATCCTGTACGTGCTGGGGAACTGAACCCTGTCCGTGCTGGGGTGCCTGAGCCTGGTCGTGCTGCGGGACTGGGGCCGGGGCCGGGGCCATCCCGTGCTGGGGGGCCGAGGCCGGGGGTTGGTACTGGGGGGCCGGGGCCGGGGCCGGAGCCGGGGGCTGGTACTGGGGGGCCGGGGCCGGGGTCTGGTACTGGCGGGCCCGGGGCAGGGCCAGGTGGTCGAAGCCCGGGAACGCCGGCGTGGTCGGGTGCGCGGCGGGCTGGGGGTACTCGCTCTGCCACTGCGCGCGGTAGTACTCCACCTGGTCCTCGCAGGAGGAGCGGGCGTGGAAGACCGCGGTGTCGTCGCCGAGGTCCGGGTACCAGAGGTTGGGGCCGGGGAAACGCACGGTCCGCATGCGGGGTTTGATCTGCTCGGCGCACCCCATGCAGCAGCCCTCCGGCACGATGAGCGGGATCCCGCCGCTCTGCTCCGGACGCCGGGGGCCGCCCTCCGGGCAGTACTCCCCGTGGTGGCAGGGCGGCAGTTCGCCGCAGGCCCGGCAGACGGCGTAGTGCTCGGGGAGGACCTGCCAGTCCAGGCTGGCGGGGGCGCACCAGTGCTTCACCGCCGACCGGGGCAGGTTTTCGTCGCGCAGCACGAGCACCACCGGTCGCCTGTAGAACTCGGCGCGCTCGGGGGCCGGTTTGAACGCCTGGTTCTCGGCCCGCCGCAGTTCGTTGGCGTGCCACCACAGCTCCACGTGGTCGCGCCATGCCTTCTCATAGGATTTCGGCCATGAGTTGTCCGGGTAACCGGTGATCTCCAGGACACGCCACGCCCGCCGGTCCAGCACGACGATGGAGCCGACCCGGAGCCGCAGATGTGTTCCCTTGCCGTCCTCGTCCGGCCAGTCGTGACGGCCGATGAGAGTGGGCTGGTCCGGGAGCCACCTGCGAATCTGCATGACACGCTCCTAGGCGACGAAACCTCATAGTTTCAACTGGGGCAGTAGGTGACATTCTGAACAATTTAGGCGTCGACTTGGGATTAGACACGCACACAGCGCTGATCGATTGAGGGCCGGAAGCACCTTCTGGGCCAGGCATTTCGCTTCTCCCGCCCGACGGGATCCGGAGGCGCGCGTCCCCACGGGGCGGCTGCGCGGAGCCGGGCGCGGCGCCCCGACACCCACTCGTACGCGTGACACCGCTTCCGCCGCCGTCAGCCCGTACGTATGCATCATCCCGTGCGGTGGCCGCCGGCTGCTTCGGACGGGGGTTTCCCGGTCCGGAGAGGTGGTAAAGCGGCCCCCCTCCCCGCGGACGGGGCCGGTAGGGCCGGGAACCGCGGAGACGGGAGTGTGGCTGATGACCTGTGGGATCGTGTTGCCCGCCTCGCCCGCCTCGCCCGTCGCGATACTCGGTGGCGGCACCCTCGACCGGGATGGGAAGCTCTCGCCACACCAAAGGGGTGTAGCTCAGATGGCCAGAGCGCCGGTCTCCAAAACCGGATGTCGCAGGTTCGACTCCTGTCACCCCTGCCATGAAGCTGACGCCGGAGCGCTGACCCCGGAGCGCTGACGCCCGAGTGGGAGAGTTTTCGGCATGGTGCGGATCGTGCTCGTTCAGGGGGACATCACCGTCGAGGCGGCGGACGCGGT
Above is a genomic segment from Streptomyces sp. NBC_00094 containing:
- a CDS encoding MHYT domain-containing protein, whose amino-acid sequence is MHGTIDGFSYGMVTPLVGYVMACLGSALGLRCTVRSLSTDRARKPGWLALGATSIGCGIWTMHFIAMLGFQVRETPISYEASLTFLSLLVAVVVVGIGVFIVGYFGTRPTPLLVAGVLTGLGVAGMHYMGMAAMRMNGRLGYDSAVVVLSVVIAVVAATAALWAAVSIRGFLASLGASVVMGVAVTGMHYTGMAAVSVQVNDASHSAEGSSLLNVLPMLVGPLIFLVLAAAVVMLDPLLIMGDDEPRRPAHRKGHASGGRAADRAGEFDASRIDIEDVGTADGGPWSRETFAGPYTSSYDRRP
- a CDS encoding glycerophosphodiester phosphodiesterase — translated: MTHARQHPNSAPVQVVAHRGASEDAPEHTLAAYVKAIEDGADALECDVRLTADGHLVCVHDRRVNRTSNGRGAVSALELADLAALDFGAWKEREERDDTSESPDWGDPGYTSVLTLERLLELVSDAGRRVELAIETKHPTRWAGQVEERLLQLLKRFGLDAPSAPADSPVRVMSFSARSLHRIAAASPTLPTVSLSQFVSPRLRDGRLPAGARVAGPSIRIVRHHPAVILRLQKAGHQVHVWTVDEPEDVELCVRLGVDAIITNRPKQVLAHLGRG
- a CDS encoding bifunctional DNA primase/polymerase; the protein is MREILGRRRRLRFRRKARTARLDAAVTFAVEWDWPVLPGVSLATTTRTAAGAACACPDLECAVPGAHPYDPGLLAATTDERMIRWWWTRRPDAPVVLATGGDAPCAVSLPAVAGARALTALAAMGMRLGPVVATPTRWSILVAPYSLERLGELLYAKDSVPSSLRFHGEGGYLLLPPSVAGTGQVRWERAPLAGSSRPWLPDVEAVVDALVEASTSTPGGGSRLTY
- a CDS encoding S1C family serine protease; protein product: MSTENEDTAVPADSTAPSAPPTPPVPSAPPAEVVTQGQAPEPAPRPTTEPTAEPTATMKMPTSAPTPAPTPEPTPEPAPEPTPAPTPAPAPAPTTAPVPPAPAAAPAGAGGWPPPPPAVPAWGAPLPPVPEAPRKRTGGLVAAVLVAALVAGGVGGGIGYWAAERGDSGTGSTTVSSGEAPASFKRDPGTVAAVAAKALPSVVTIQAKSGGSQGESEGGTGTGFVYDQEGHIVTNNHVVASAAEGGTLSVTFSDGKTYDAEVVGRAQGYDVAVLKLKSAPKGLKPLPLGNSDQVAVGDSTIAIGAPFGLSNTVTTGIISAKNRPVASGDGSGGGNSYMSALQTDASINPGNSGGPLLDASGAVIGINSAIQSTGNGFGQSQAGSIGLGFAIPVNQAKNVAEQLIKTGKPVYPVIGATVNMTEQGEGATIAAQGSGGTASVTPNGPAAKAGLRAGDVITGFGGHAIDSGPTLISEIWTHEPGDSVKITYERDGKTATATVTLGERTGDS
- a CDS encoding DUF5926 family protein, whose product is MAKKRPQTKAGKAGQAQVTSGEIPVVGAREPCPCGSGRRYKACHGRTASHAVTELVQRPFEGLPGECDWVALRELVPAATVPLTLKGGLPEGVPSVTLATVLPMAWPALRRDDGSVLLALQNDSSSGDLARDLADTLQRALETEPGTPVPPRRVPAEGPRLQELLDADAPFAPEVHTGFEFWIPQSAEGADPEVAASLERANAAAIPTVKLTGVDAAYWCETPDKNHLRWVMPYPEEKLLDALARLQAGEGTSLGQDTRLVGSFRAHGLMVPVWDLPTAMTAEECEKPAAAFAERLTEALASDAPLTAEERRARGGLTNRQVTLS